DNA sequence from the Pseudomonas tritici genome:
CGCCCAGCACTGGGTTGCCGCTGGCTTGCAGCTGTTCGGCCGGCAGGGCGGCAATCAGTGCCCAGATAGCTTCGTGGTTGCTGTTAGCGGCATCGCCAGTGAGCAGCGGGGCCATGGCAACACGCTCACGCGCAGCAGCCAGGGTCTGGCCGTCGGCTTCATAAGCACGGGCGTGCACGCTGCCGGTGCGGATCTGCTGTTCAGGCGGCAGGTCCTTCAGGCTTTGCAGGCTCGGGTGGTTCAGGGCGGTCAGCGCGGCCTTGGGCTGGTTGCGTGCCATGGCCAATTCGGCGGCCAGTGTGCTCGCAAAAACCTGCGGGGCTGGCTTGAGGACATCCAGGGGCACCTGCGCAAGAATCTGCGCTGAGCGGCCTGGGTTGTTCTGTTTGTAGGCCATGTCTGCCGCACTCAGGCGCAGCATGGCGGCCTTTTCTGGCGTGTTGGCGGTCGTGGCCTGTTCGAGCAGTTGCTCGATACTGGCGTCCGGAGTCCGTGGAAGGTCGCCAAGGCTGGACGAGGGCGAGCTGGCGCAAGCGGCCAACAAGGCAGCGAGGCAGAGGGCGGAGAGCAGCCGCAGGCAAGCGATCATGTAAGTGTTCCTGATACCGATCAAATTAGCGTGGAATTGTACCCAAGCACTGGCTCAGGCGCGATGTCAGTGGCGTGAAACTGTCGATTTAGATCGTGCAAATGTTGCTATTAGCTACTAACGGCTGAAACGGCATCTACCGTGATGGCATATTTTCAAGGCGCCTACGCGTTACAATGTCGCTTTTGCCAACCATCGAGGTGTGCGTTTTGACTGCTCCAGGTCCTTTGAATTCCACTGCAGGCTCGCTTTTTGTCGTGGCGACGCCCATTGGCAACCTGGACGACATCAGCGCTCGGGCGCTTAAGGTGTTGCGCGACGTCAAATTGGTTGCGGCTGAAGACACGCGGCACTCCCAGCGATTAATGCAGCATTTTGGTATCAGCACCCCACTGGCGGCCTGCCACGAACATAACGAACGCGAAGAGGGCAGTCGTTTTATCGTGCGTCTGCTGGCCGGCGACGATGTGGCGCTGATCTCCGACGCGGGCACCCCGCTGATTTCCGACCCAGGCTACCATCTGGTGCGCCAGGCACGGGCTGCTGGTATCAATGTAGTGCCTGTTCCGGGGGCGTGCGCACTGATCGCCGCATTGTCGGCGGCAGGCTTGCCCTCCGACCGTTTTATCTTCGAAGGTTTTCTGCCGGCCAAGGCCGTGGGTCGTCGCGCGCGTCTTCAGGCGTTGAAGGAAGAACCGCGCACCCTGATCTTTTACGAGGCCCCGCATCGCATCCTTGAATGCCTGCAAGACATGGAGCTGGTGTTTGGCGGCGAACGCCTGGCACTGCTGGCCCGTGAGCTGACCAAGACCTTTGAAACACTCAAGGGCCTGCCTTTGGAAGAGTTGCGCGGGTTTGTCGAAGGCGACAGCAATCAACAGCGCGGCGAGTGCGTGGTGCTGGTGGCGGGCTGGACGGCGCCGGAGGATGAAGACGCCGTGGGCAGCGAGGCGATGCGCATACTCGACCTGCTGCTCAAGGAAATGCCCCTCAAGCGTGCTGCGGCCCTGGCGGCGGAAATTACCGGCGTTCGCAAGAACCTCTTGTACCAGGCTGCGCTGGATAAACAGAAAGCCGAATAGTTCCGGGCTAAACCTGTATTCCGTCTGAGCGTGATGGTAATTCTGAACTTTTATTACTTGTCCTAAGTCCGCCGTGCCGTTAACCTGCGCGGCGGAGAGTCGATTGGACAGTCGCTGCCTTCTATGAAAATTAGGAGGGGGAGGAAAGTCCGGGCTCCATAGGGCGAAGTGCCAGGTAATGCCTGGGAGGCGTGAGCCTACGGAAAGTGCCACAGAAAATAACCGCCTAAGCGCTTCGGTGCCGGTAAGGGTGAAAAGGTGCGGTAAGAGCGCACCGCACGACTGGCAACAGTTCGTGGCTAGGTAAACCCCACTTGGAGCAAGACCAAATAGGGTCCCAAGGCGTGGCCCGCGCTGGGACCGGGTAGGTTGCTAAAGGTGTCCAGTGATGGCCATCGTAGACGAATGACTGTTCAAGACAGAACCCGGCTTACAGATCGACTCTCCACCTTTTTCCTTCTGTCTGAATCTCGGGCAGAAAACCGGTAGTAACGCAAGAATCCCTCCCTGCCAAATCATTGGCAGATGCATCTTCGTAATACCAAAAAAATCTTACTCTTAATAAATCACTTTAACTTTAAGCCATAGCTCTTTGAGCTATCTGCGCTTGTTGAGCCAAAAATACCGACGAACTCTGGTTTCTCCTCCGTTTACGCTCCTAAATCTCCGTTCTGTAAGGCTTTTCCTTGAATCCGCGCCTTGACGGTGTGGTGGGCGCATTCCTATAGTGTGCGCAAGTGGCGGAAAGTGGCACAAAGTGGGTTTTTTGAACGTAAAACGCTAAAATTTGGAGAAACGCATCTGTGTTTCGCGGAGCTAATGCAATCAGTCTCGATGCAAAAGGCCGTCTCGCTATGCCGAGCCGGTATCGTGACGAGCTGATTTCGCGAAGTTCCGGGCAGTTGATCATCACCATCGATGCCGTTGACCCTTGTTTATGTGTTTACCCGCTCGATGAGTGGGAGTTGATTGAAACCAAATTGCGCGCCCTGCCTTCATTGCGTGAAGAAAACCGCCGCCTGCAGCGTTTGCTGATTGGTAATGCCGTCGACCTCGAGCTCGATGGCAGCGGTCGCTTCCTGGTGCCTCCGCGTTTGCGCGAGTACGCCAAGCTGGATAAGCGCGCAATGCTGGTCGGCCAACTGAACAAGTTCCAATTGTGGGACGAAGATGCCTGGGATGCTGTTTCTGCAGCAGACCTGGCTGCTATTCAACAACCGGGCGCCATGCCTGATGAACTGCGTGATTTGATCCTGTGACTATTGATAGCGGCTTTAACCACATCACCGTACTGCTTGACGAAGCCGTTGAGGCTCTCGCCGTACGCGCGGATGGCTGCTATTTGGATGGCACTTTCGGCAGGGGCGGGCACAGCCGGTTGATCCTCAGCCAGCTTGGGTCGGACGGTAAACTCCTCGGGTTTGACAAAGACCCCCAAGCGATTGCCACCGGGCAAGCGCTAGCGGCCGAAGACGGCCGCTTTGTCGTTGTGCAGCGGAGCTTTGCCGAGCTGGGCGCTGAAGTCGCCGAGCGCGGCATGGCGGGCAAGGTGGCCGGGGTTTTGCTCGACCTGGGCGTGTCTTCGCCACAGCTCGACGACCCGGAGCGCGGCTTCAGTTTCATGAATGACGGCCCGCTCGACATGCGCATGGACCCGACGCGTGGCGTCAGTGCTGCACAGTTCATCGCCACCGCACCCGTGGAAGAAATCGCCCGTGTGTTCAAGGAATACGGTGAAGAACGCTTCGCCGGCCGCATGGCCCGTGCCGTGGTCGAACGCCGCGAAATCCAGCCATTCGAGCGCACCGCTGATCTCGCCGAAGTGCTGAAAGTTGCCAACCCCGCGTGGGAAAAAGGCAAGAACCCGGCGACTCGTGCGTTCCAGGGCCTGCGTATTCACGTCAATAACGAATTGGGCGACCTGGAGGCCGGCCTCGAAGCTGCCCTCGAGGCGCTGGAAGTGGGCGGTCGGCTTGTTGTGATCAGCTTCCACTCCCTGGAAGACCGTATCGTCAAACTGTTCATGCGTCGCCTGGTCAAGGGTGAGTCCGATAACCTGCCGCGCAACCTGCCGGTACGTTTTGAAGCCTTTGTGCCGAAAATCAAAATCCATGGCAAACCGCAGTTCGCTTCCGAAGCCGAACTCAAGGCCAACCCACGTTCCCGTAGCGCCGTCATGCGCGTTGCGGAGAAGTTGCGGTGAGCAAGCTTTTTGCCAAGCCCCTCCCGGGCGGC
Encoded proteins:
- the mraZ gene encoding division/cell wall cluster transcriptional repressor MraZ → MFRGANAISLDAKGRLAMPSRYRDELISRSSGQLIITIDAVDPCLCVYPLDEWELIETKLRALPSLREENRRLQRLLIGNAVDLELDGSGRFLVPPRLREYAKLDKRAMLVGQLNKFQLWDEDAWDAVSAADLAAIQQPGAMPDELRDLIL
- the rsmH gene encoding 16S rRNA (cytosine(1402)-N(4))-methyltransferase RsmH translates to MTIDSGFNHITVLLDEAVEALAVRADGCYLDGTFGRGGHSRLILSQLGSDGKLLGFDKDPQAIATGQALAAEDGRFVVVQRSFAELGAEVAERGMAGKVAGVLLDLGVSSPQLDDPERGFSFMNDGPLDMRMDPTRGVSAAQFIATAPVEEIARVFKEYGEERFAGRMARAVVERREIQPFERTADLAEVLKVANPAWEKGKNPATRAFQGLRIHVNNELGDLEAGLEAALEALEVGGRLVVISFHSLEDRIVKLFMRRLVKGESDNLPRNLPVRFEAFVPKIKIHGKPQFASEAELKANPRSRSAVMRVAEKLR
- the rsmI gene encoding 16S rRNA (cytidine(1402)-2'-O)-methyltransferase: MSLLPTIEVCVLTAPGPLNSTAGSLFVVATPIGNLDDISARALKVLRDVKLVAAEDTRHSQRLMQHFGISTPLAACHEHNEREEGSRFIVRLLAGDDVALISDAGTPLISDPGYHLVRQARAAGINVVPVPGACALIAALSAAGLPSDRFIFEGFLPAKAVGRRARLQALKEEPRTLIFYEAPHRILECLQDMELVFGGERLALLARELTKTFETLKGLPLEELRGFVEGDSNQQRGECVVLVAGWTAPEDEDAVGSEAMRILDLLLKEMPLKRAAALAAEITGVRKNLLYQAALDKQKAE